In a single window of the Rhizoctonia solani chromosome 16, complete sequence genome:
- a CDS encoding mitochondrial import inner membrane translocase subunit TIM21, with amino-acid sequence MADQLNTEKNDYAPRINFVLVDTSEVHPVWNELAVSQVEAEIAAKRAQGTATATGDNTNVGPFQLGISPEAMRGPKVKPWKELTTGGKAMRVTARASNLTVILIGAGLSAVLVYALATELFAKNSPTVIYGESCDRIRSSHELARFLIPPYKFHNNPPSTSSSPPRHRNRHISSQVAIDSSGREHLFLHFYLDSTAPSNTRTSSPSWFDSDWNFSYQEAAHWLKSQIVCGVDACRASSASGDRTEIGKSGGEGAWSFAGIFSSLKGKTRGLGGETDKERGLYTSGEVHIDLVKDDNGIYQYRYILVDIPSSRSYKHKRVFVERDSAVRDGDNIVMWESN; translated from the exons ATGGCGGACCAACTTAATACGGAGAAGAATGACTACGCACCACGAATCAACTTCGTTCTCGTCGACACGAGCGAGGTCCACCCAGTCTGGAACGAGCTCGCTGTATCACAAGTCGAGGCAGAGATCGCAGCCAAACGAGCACAGGGCACAGCAACAGCTACTGGTGATAACACAAATGTCGGTCCGTTTCAGCTCGGTATATCTCCAGAGGCAATGAGAGGCCCCAAGGTCAAACCATGGAAGGAACTTACCACTGGCGGCAAAG CCATGCGAGTCACTGCTCGTGCGAGCAATCTGACTGTCATATTAATCGGAGCCGGTCTCTCTGCTGTACTCGTTTACGCACTGGCAACTGAACTCTTTGCAAAAAATTCTCCAACGGTGATCTACGGCGAGTCATGCGACCGGATCCGTTCCTCTCATGAGCTTGCTCGATTCCTCATTCCACCATACAAATTCCACAACAACCCGCCCTCGACCTCATCATCCCCTCCTCGCCATCGAAACCGCCACATTTCGTCCCAAGTGGCTATCGATAGTTCCGGCCGAGAGCATTTATTCTTACATTTTTACTTGGACAGTACCGCTCCCAGTAATACACGAACCTCTTCGCCATCCTGGTTTGACTCGGATTGGAACTTTTCTTACCAAGAAGCTGCTCATTGGTTAAAAAGCCAGATTGTTTGTGGAGTCGATG CCTGTCGAGCTTCAAGTGCGAGCGGTGATCGCACCGAAATAGGAAAATCAGGTGGAGAAGGCGCGTGGAGCTTTGCTGGGATCTTTTCATCGTTGAAAGGCAAGACCCGGGGTCTTGGTGGCGAGACGGACAAGGAGCGGGGGTTATACACCAGTGGAGAAGTGCATATTGATTTGGTCAAG GACGACAATGGAATATACCAATATAGATACATTTTGGTGGACATCCCTA GCTCGCGATCATACAAACATAAACGAGTATTCGTAGAACGGGACTCAGCCGTCCGAGATGGTGATAACATTGTC